In candidate division KSB1 bacterium, a single window of DNA contains:
- the mce gene encoding methylmalonyl-CoA epimerase produces MLKKLDHIGIAVADLEASVKKYQQITGKKSGGKEVVAEQKVATVFFPLGETRLELLKGTQPDSPISKFIEKRGEGIHHICFEVENLAQSKTDMSKTGLQFIENISEAGAAGSKVAFIHPKSTGGILIELVEYPKGDAV; encoded by the coding sequence ATGCTAAAGAAACTCGATCACATCGGAATTGCGGTAGCTGATCTGGAGGCCTCAGTTAAAAAATACCAACAAATTACCGGTAAAAAGTCGGGCGGGAAAGAAGTGGTGGCCGAGCAGAAAGTGGCTACAGTTTTTTTCCCCCTCGGCGAAACCCGGCTTGAGCTGTTAAAAGGCACTCAGCCGGATTCGCCCATTTCAAAGTTTATTGAAAAACGCGGCGAAGGCATTCACCACATTTGCTTTGAGGTAGAGAATTTAGCTCAGTCAAAAACAGACATGTCCAAAACGGGTCTGCAGTTTATAGAAAATATTTCCGAGGCCGGCGCCGCCGGCTCAAAAGTCGCATTTATTCATCCAAAAAGTACCGGTGGCATTCTGATTGAGCTGGTAGAATACCCAAAAGGAGACGCGGTTTAG
- a CDS encoding excinuclease ABC subunit C: protein MTSAQSPQEKLNTLPKKPGCYLFKDKNNKIIYIGKAKVLRTRVRSYFQDSRFEGPKIERLKTRIADFETIVTDSETEALILEMNLIKEYKPRYNINLKDDKSYPYIRVTKERFPRIFPTRTIIRDGSRYFGPYTDVRSMRNLLKSVKRIFPIRSCNYDLTEAVVAKKKYKLCLDYYIKKCDGPCEGLVGEEEYNSMVERIVNFINGKNNQVVRELQEKMWKLSAAQRYEEAARFREQVQSIQNFQYKQKVVTDEDLDRDIVAVAVDDDDACGVVFKVRDGKILGRQHFFLNGVAEEAFESVVTSFLKQFYLKSDFVPEEILLPTEVEDADEVKQWLSEEREKAVKLLNPKKGQKAKLVKMALKNARLLLEELKLEKLKAKDFIAHSVKALQRDLRLKDPPLRIECFDISNIQGTDPVASMVTFVNGRPKKSDYRKFKIRVKETPDDFAMMAEAVERRYRGSLANKLDSPDLILVDGGKGQLSAAEQVLSKLNKTGQPIAALAKRLDEVFVPGASEAQNIPKTSSGLKLLQQIRDEAHRFAVTYHRTLRKKRTIQSELDTVPGVGPNRRAALVKYFGSVKNVKEATVDELAAVEGIPVDVAERIWKHFHFMKKAV from the coding sequence ATGACCTCTGCTCAATCGCCGCAAGAGAAGCTAAACACTCTCCCCAAAAAGCCCGGTTGTTATTTATTCAAAGACAAGAATAATAAAATCATTTACATTGGCAAAGCCAAGGTCCTGCGAACTCGCGTGCGCTCGTATTTCCAGGACAGCAGGTTTGAGGGGCCAAAAATTGAGAGACTGAAGACCAGGATTGCTGATTTCGAAACGATTGTCACGGATTCGGAGACGGAAGCGCTGATCCTCGAAATGAATTTAATCAAAGAATATAAACCCCGTTACAACATCAACCTGAAAGACGATAAAAGTTATCCGTACATCCGGGTGACCAAAGAACGTTTTCCCAGAATTTTTCCCACCCGTACAATTATTCGAGACGGTTCGCGCTATTTTGGGCCGTACACGGACGTCCGCTCGATGCGAAATTTGTTGAAATCGGTGAAGCGCATTTTCCCGATCCGGAGCTGCAACTACGATTTGACCGAAGCGGTGGTGGCAAAGAAAAAATACAAGCTTTGCCTGGATTACTATATTAAAAAATGTGACGGTCCCTGTGAAGGCCTGGTGGGGGAGGAAGAGTATAATTCCATGGTCGAACGAATCGTCAATTTCATCAACGGCAAAAATAACCAGGTGGTTCGGGAGCTGCAGGAGAAGATGTGGAAATTGTCGGCTGCGCAAAGATATGAAGAGGCGGCGCGGTTTCGTGAGCAAGTGCAATCGATTCAGAATTTTCAATATAAACAAAAAGTTGTCACCGACGAGGACCTGGATAGAGATATCGTTGCAGTCGCAGTAGATGATGACGATGCTTGCGGCGTCGTCTTTAAAGTTCGTGACGGGAAGATCCTGGGCCGGCAGCACTTCTTTTTAAACGGGGTCGCTGAAGAAGCTTTTGAGTCTGTTGTGACTTCGTTTTTGAAACAATTCTATTTAAAATCTGATTTTGTTCCGGAAGAAATCCTTTTACCGACTGAAGTGGAAGACGCAGATGAGGTCAAGCAGTGGCTGTCTGAAGAAAGAGAAAAGGCCGTTAAACTGTTGAACCCAAAAAAAGGCCAGAAAGCCAAGCTTGTTAAAATGGCTCTAAAAAACGCCCGGCTTCTGCTTGAGGAGTTAAAACTTGAAAAGCTAAAAGCCAAAGACTTTATTGCTCACAGTGTAAAAGCTTTGCAGCGAGACTTGCGACTGAAGGACCCGCCGCTGAGAATTGAATGTTTCGATATTTCAAATATTCAGGGAACAGACCCGGTAGCATCGATGGTTACTTTTGTGAACGGCAGGCCGAAAAAAAGCGATTACCGGAAGTTCAAAATACGAGTAAAGGAAACCCCTGACGATTTTGCCATGATGGCCGAGGCCGTTGAAAGAAGATACCGCGGTTCGCTTGCGAATAAATTAGATTCCCCGGATCTAATTTTAGTGGATGGCGGAAAAGGCCAGTTGTCGGCTGCAGAGCAGGTTCTAAGTAAATTAAACAAAACGGGCCAACCCATTGCAGCGCTGGCCAAGCGACTTGATGAAGTCTTCGTTCCTGGCGCCTCAGAGGCGCAAAATATTCCCAAAACCTCATCCGGTCTCAAGCTGCTGCAGCAAATTCGAGACGAAGCACATCGATTTGCCGTTACTTATCACAGAACTTTGCGTAAGAAACGTACAATCCAATCGGAGCTGGACACGGTTCCCGGGGTTGGCCCCAACAGAAGAGCTGCTTTAGTCAAGTATTTTGGCTCGGTTAAAAACGTAAAAGAAGCGACCGTTGACGAATTGGCAGCGGTTGAAGGCATTCCTGTCGATGTTGCAGAGCGCATCTGGAAGCATTTTCATTTTATGAAGAAGGCAGTATGA